CCGAAGCGCCGGGTCAGCTCGAGCACTTGGACGGCGCTCTCGCCGCTCATGGCGCCATCTCCAGTCGCACGTCCACCGGCATGCCCGGCTTGAGATCGGAGCGCGGGTCTTCCAGGATGCGCACCTTCACCGCGTACACGAGCTTCACCCGTTCCTCCGTGGTCTGCACGGATTTAGGCGTGAACTCGGCTTCGCTGGCGATGAAGCTCACCTCGCCGCGATAGTCCTTGCCGGGGTAGGTGTCGCAGGTGATGAAGGCCGGGGCGCCCAAGCGCACCGCGGCCAGACGGTGCTCAGGGACGTAAATGCGCACCCAGCGATCGCCCCGATTCAGGACGGTGAGGATCGGCGTCCCGGCGGCGACGATCTCGCCCGGTTCGTGGTGGCGCACGCTGACGACGCCGGCGAAGGGCGCCCGGACCACCATGTGCTCCAGCATGGCGTCGATGACGCGGAGCGCCGCTTCGGCCTGCGCGAGCTGCGCCCGCTGCGCCGCGATCTTCTCTCGCCGCGGCCCGCTTCGCACCAGCTGCCAGTGTTGCTCCGCCTGTTGCTCCAGGCTGCGGGCCACGTCGAGAGCCAGCGCTGCCTTGTCCAGCGACTCCTGGCTCACCGCGCCGCCCTCGCGCAAGCGCCGCGTGCGCTCCAGGTCCCGCTCTGCATCCTCCCGGCGCTGCGCCGCCTCGGTCCGCGCCGCCTCTGCTTGCGTGATCTCCTCGCTGCGCGACCCCCGTTCCAGCTCGCTGAGGACGGCACGGTTGGCCTCGATCTCCGCCTGCGCCTGCTCGTGCCGCGCTTGCATCTCGGCGCGATCGAGACGGCCCAGTTCGTCCCCGACACCGACCGCGTCGCCCTCCCGCGCTCCCACGGTCTCGATACGTCCGGCGGTTTGGAACCCCAACTGCGCTTCCGTGGCCTCCACAGTTCCCGAAGCGACGAAGGAGCCTTGAGGCGATCTGTCGCGCGAAAGCACTGCGTACGTGCCGATGCCGAGGACGAGGACGACAGGAGCCAACATGCGTTTCTTCGGCTTCATGGGCGGTTCTCCAGGTTGCGGCGTAGCCACTCCAGGTCGAGCTGGCCGCTGTGCAGGGCGAGCTCACTACGCGCGGCGATCTCGCGGTGACGCGAGTCGATGAGACGGGCTTGTGCATCGAGGAGGTCCGCTTCGGCATCGAGGTAATCCACCTGCGTTCCCGTCCCCGTCTCCAGAGTGAGCTTGCGGATGCGGACCACCTCGGCGAAGCGACGTACGGCGATGTCCAGGCTGGCACCACGGGCGCGAGCTTCCTCGACGTCGCTCCGCGCCTGGTCGAGGCCGCGGTCGATTTCGAGGGCCGCGGTCTCGGCGTCCGCGCTGGTGGCCTGCGCTTCGGCCCCAGCCGCGGCGATGGCCGCCCGCCGGGCACCGCCGGTGAACAGGGGATAGACGAGCTGCACACCGGCGCTCCACTCCAGGGCGTCGTTGCCTCCGTCGTCGTTCCAGTAATTCTCGCGCGCGAAGATTCCGAGTTCCGGCCAGCGTTCGCCCCGGGCTGCGGCGGCCGCGGCCTCGGACGCTGCCGCGGCAGCGCGCGCCTGTTGCAGGCGCGGGTTGCGTGCCTCGGCAGCGGCGGAGAGAGAGTCCGCCGGCGCCAGGATGGAATCGGCGAGCACGACGGGGACGAGCTCGCTCGCGCGGGTGGCTTCGGCCGGCACGTCGAGCAGGCGAGCCAGCTCTTGCTCGGCCAAGGCGAGCACCGCCACGCGCTCCACTCGGTCCGCTTCTGCCCGTTGTACCTCGGCATCTGCCTGCAGGCGATCCACCTCGGCCGCCCGGCCGGTAGCCAGCAGGTGTTCCACTCGGGTGCGCTCGGCACGCAATGCTTCGAGGCGGCGGTCGTGCGCTGCCAGCAGCTCGCGACGGCCCAGCACCTGCAGGTAGGAGAGGACGACGTTCTGGAGCATTTCCTGGGCCGTGGCGCCGGCGCTGGCGCCAGCAGCGCCGGCTCGGGCGCGCGCCTCGCGCACGCGCCCGCTGCGCGCGCCGTCGAAGACGGTGTACCCGAGCTCCAGCGTGGCGTGATAGAGCGTGCGCGCGAAGGGCGGGACCAGGCTCGGCGTGAAGCCGTGGATCGGATAGACGAGCATTGGCTCCTCGTAACGCGTCGCTGTACCGGACAGAGCTAGACTCGGAAACCAGTCGGCTTTGGCTACGCCGATCGCCTTCTGCGCCTGGTCGCGTCGCGCCGCCGCCGCCTGCACCGACGGGTACTGTGCCAGGGCCCGCTCCGCTGCGGCGTGCAGGGTGAGGGGTTCCGCCATCCCGCGGTCGGTCACGGCAAGTACCGCTGCCGTTGCGAAACCAAGCATTGCAGCCGTTCGCCGTCGCACCGCCCCGGACCTTCCGTTGCGGTCTCGCCTCGCAGGCGTCATCGCTCTTCTCCCTTCGCCGGGGAACTCAGGGCGCGCCGCACGAAACGCACCACGTCGTCCACCAGTTGCGCCCGCACCGTCGAATCTTGCAGACCGAGCCCCAAGACCTCGCGCAGCGGCCGTTGCGCCAGTGCCGTGTAGATCGGCTGCGACACGATGCCAATGGCCAGGTGTCGCACGTCGCCGCTCACGATGGATCCGTCGCGCTGTCCCTCCTCGAGGCAGCCGCGCAGAGCGACAAAGACGCTCCCCATGACCGCACGGACGGGGAGCGGAATAGGACGCTCCAGGGCCAGTTCGCGCAGGATGAGCGCCGGCATGTCGGGGTGCTCCGCCAGGTGTTCGAAAAAAGCCCGGATGATCTGCTCGATGCGCTGGAGCGGCGAGCCCTGCGTGGCAGCGGCGTGCTCGATACGCTCCCGCAGCGGCTGCGTCGCCTGTTGCAGGACCTCGAGGTACAGTTTCTGTTTCGACTCGAAGTAATACGTGACCGCGCCCAGGTTGGCCCTGGCCGCGCGGGTGATGTTCCGCACCGAGGCGGCATCGTAACCATGACGGGCGAACTGGCGTCGAGCCGCTTGGAGCACCTGCCGGCGTGTCTCATTCATACGTTTGTATGATATGGCAGCCCACGGGACGCGTCAAGGGGGCGGCGCAGGCTAGGCCATCGGGTCGACCGGACCCAAGACCCCGGCCAGGCCGCCTCGATGCGGTTCAGCAGACGTTCTTTGACTCCGGGTGGAAGGCTCCCTATTTTTTCCGCCGGAAGGGGATGGAGAATGCGTTCTGCATTGGTTCCGTGGATCTTGACCCTCGGTGTGAGCAGCGTCTTCGCACAGGGTTTTCCGGCACCTCCCTACCTCAGGCACTGGGGAGGGCCGGGCAGCTTGCCGGGGCAGTTTTTCGAACCGGCGGATCTGGCTGTCGCTGGCGACGGAACGGTCTACGTCGTCGACCGCGGCAACCATCGCATCCAGCGCTTTACCGCCGAGGGGGCGTTTCTCCTCGAGTGGAGCCAGAGCACCGAACAGTCGTCATTCAATAACCCGACGGGGATCGACATCGATGCCTCGGGGAATGTCTACGTGGCGGATACCTCGATCCACCTCTTCACCGCCAGCGGAGCGTACACCCGGACGATCCGTGGGCCGACCTACCGCGTCGCCGTAGATGATGGGGAGGTCTATGGGGCCGTCTACGACAGTGTCTTCGTGGAGACTCCCACGGGTCAGGTTCTGCGCGGGTGGACGATCCCCGAGGCATCCATGGGCAATCTCCACGCTGTCTGCCTGTTTGCGGACGGACGCCTGGCGGTGACCTGGCCGATCATGGACCGTATCTTCGTCATGGAACGCCATGGCAGCCAGCAAACGTCCTGGGGCGGCAACTTCGGCGTCCTGAACTCACTGGCAAGCGACGGGAAGCTGGTGTACGTAGCCGACCTCGGGCGCAGCGAGATCGTCGTTCTGACACTCGAGGGTACGGAGATCGGCAGCTTCCCGGTGACGGTGCCACAGCTCGGCGCCCTCCGTCCCGTCTCCATCGCTTTCAGTGACCAAGGCGAACTCTACGTCGTCGCGGATTCGTATGTCGTCGTGTACGCCGCGCCTACGGCGGTGGAATCGACGACCTGGTCGAAGATCAAGTCACTCTTCCGGTGACCGAGACTCTCGAGGAAGCCCTGAAGCTGAGACGTGCAGCCGCCGCTGGAAGCAGCAGGCGGTGCACTTCCTGACCGCCAGGACCGAGCTAGTGTAAGGAGATGGCGGCAGTCGAATCGAAAAGCGCCTCGGCAGGTGTCCGGGCGCGCAGCTCCGTCGCCACTTCCTCGGCCCGCTCCAGGACGCGGAGCAGGTTGAGCCCGGCGAGACGCTGCACGTCGCGGTCGGACCAGCCGCGGCGCAGGAGCTCGGCCAGCAAGGCGGGGAACTTGGACACATCTTCCAAGCCCAGCGTCCTGCCACGCATGCCGTCGAAATCGGAGCCCAGGCCCACGTGGTCGATGCCGGCAACGCGCACGACATGCTCGATGTGGTCGGCCACCTGCTGCAGAGTCGCCTGTGGTGCCGGGTGCTCGGCGCGCCAGTGCTCCAGATGCTCCTGCACCAGCGCCGTCTGTCCAGGGAGCCGGATGCCGAGCCGGGCCTTCTCGGCTTCTTCCTCCGCATCCCAGGCCATGACCTCGGCGGAGACGAACCGCGGCACGAAGGTCACCATGACCACGCCGCCGTTCGACGGCAGCCGGCGCAGCACGTCGTCGGGCACGTTGCGCAGGTGTTCCGTCAGCGCCCTGGTGGAGGAGTGGGAGAAGATCACCGGCGCGGCGCTCACGTCGAGAGCGTCGTGCATCGTCGCAGCCGAGACGTGCGAAAGGTCCACCAGCATGCCGAGACGGTTCATCTCGCGGACGATCTCGACGCCGAAGGGCGACAGACCATCCCGCGCCGGCTTGTCGCTGCAGGCGTCCGCCCAGGCGGTGTCTTTGTTGTGCGTCAGGGTCATGTAGCGGGCGCCGACGGCGTGCAGCTGGCGCAGCACCCCCAGGGAATTGGCGACGCTGTGCCCACCCTCCACACCGATGAGGCAGGCGATGTGTCCGCGCTTGTGGCAGCGCCGCACGTCCGCGGCGCCGCGGGCGAGCTCGAGATCCTCGGGATAGCGCTGCACCAGCCGGTGCACGAGATCGATCTGCTCGAGCACCTCCACCACGGCCTGGGCGGGCGCCTGCTCGGCGGGCACGTAGACAGACCAGAACTGCGCCCCCACGCCGCCGCGTCGCAGGCGTAGCAGGTCGGTTTGCAAGGTCTCCTGCGCCGCCGTGTCCTTGCCCACATCGAGCCGTGCCAGCTGTCCCTGCACCTTCTGGCGCAGTCGCCACGGCAGGTCGTTGTGCCCGTCCACCAGGGGCACGGAGCGGAGCAGCTGGCGCGCGCGCGCCTCCAGGTCCTCGGCCCCGGCGCTTCGCGTGATCAGCGTCACCAGGGCGAATAAACCGAGCATGACGAGGACATGACGCATCGGGGGCCTCCGAGCGCAGGGTGGTGCGATTCGAGAATCGCGCCGAGTCTACTCGATCCACGGCGGAGCGCGAGGGAGCTGGTGGGCGACGACGGGGGAGAGAGCCGCCGCGTCAGGGAAGGAGGATGAGTCGCGTGTCCGGCGGCAGCGAGCGATACAGATGCTGGGCGTCGGCGCGCTCGAGGACCAGTCTCAGGTGCGAGCGGCGCGTGGACAGCGCTTCACGGCATTCGGCGACCTTGTCGCGGACGGCAGCGGAGACACCGCGGAGGCCCGTCGCCGCCGTGCCGCGCGGCGAGGTCACGGTGAGAGTCAATTCGTCGCCGAAGCGCAGTCGATAGCTCGAGGGCACCGGCATCTCGTCGATGCTCGGCGGCGGCTGAAAGACCGGCAGCGTGCTGTCCGGGGCGTTCGGGTCCGGCGGGATGACCTCCAGGCGGATCTCCGGTCGCGGCGGATCCATGCGCACCGCCGGCCACGCAGTCCCGGGAAGGAAGCTGGCGTCGGCGAGGCGGACGAAGGCCACCCGCGGCACGCCTTGCTCGATGGCGAGCAGCGGGTACTCGTGGAGCGCCACCCCTGCGAGCTTGAGTCGCATGACGGCGTGCCCCGGATCGACCTCGAGATAGAAGGAGTCGCTTGCCGCCATCTCGAGTTGGAGAGCGAGGGCGGCTGCCGGATCAGGAGCCGGCGCCGGAGTCGCCGCGCGCGAGGCACTGTCGGGTTTGGCCTTGACCGCGACTGCCGCAGGCGCCAGAAGGAAGAGCGCCGCGAGCAGCCAGGCGGCGCCCAGCCGTTCCTGCTTTCTGCTCCTCGCTCTCTTCATACTCCTGCCCCCGCGCTCGCTGTGACGGCGAGCTTCAATAGATGTAGACGGGTGTGCCCACACGGACCAGCTCGTGCAGTTGCCGCAGGTCCTCGCGACCCAGACGGATGCAGCCGTGCGTCACGCTCCGGCCGAGCAGGCGCTCGTAGAGCGTGCCGTGGATCAGATAGCCGTCGCCGAAATACATGCCGTACTCCCCGAGCACGCCGGCCTCGAAGCGCTCGTTGGGATCCTTGGGGATCGGCTTCCCCTCCTCGACGAAGGCCCAGTCGGGTTTCTTCCAGATGGGGTTGCGCATGATGTTGAGGATGCGGAAATGGCCCCGCGGCGTGTCGAAGACCCAGTGCCTCTCGCCGCCGATGTCCTTGAGGATCATCCCGGAGCCGGAGGAACACATGGCGTCCAGCTTCAGTGCTTCGCCGTCGCGCAGGTACAAACGATTGTGCGCCGCATCGACGACGATGAACGGTTCCCGCGGCACGAAGCGCTGCAGCTTCGCTTGCAGCCGTTTCTCCGCCGCTCCGAGCTTGGCGTTGTCACCCTCACCGCCGAGCGGTATAGGCGTGTCCTCGTAGCCGCTGCCCCAGAGCAGCAGACCCAGGACGATGCCGACAAGGGCGCTCCCGAACACGACGGCGCCCCGCACGCGCCTGGGCGGCGGTGGCCGCCGCCGCGCTGGGGGTCGTTGCCGTGCTTCGGGTGGCGGGGGCAGCGGCGGGCGTGGCGATGGCTGCGGCGAGCGAGGCGGCGGCGGGCCGGGCACCGAGGGGGAAGGCCGAGGCGGTTGCGTCCCCGCCGGACCCGCCGGCGCGGGCCGAGACGAGGGTTGCTGCCCCGAAGTCGGCGGCGACGGCCGAGGCGGTGGCTGCTGTCCCGATGGGGGCTGCGGAGGCCGAGGCGCTGGTTGCTGCCCCGAGGTCGGCGGCGACGGCCGAGGCGGCGGCAACGATGGGGGCGCCGAACCCGCCGCGCCCGACGGCGGTGGTACCGGGCGTCTCGAGCGCCGGTCGCGGCTCATGGGATGACCTCGCTCTTCGCCGCGCGATAGCGCTCCACCAGCTCGAGGAACGGGCCGCCATCACCATGGCTACCGACGATGACGACCGGCGTGCCGATGCTCACGGCGTTGAACAGCTCGTCCATCTCGGGATTGGCAATGGCCACACAGCCCCGGGTCCAATCCTTCTGCCGGCCGCCTTCGCCGTGGATCTCGATCTGCCCGCCCGGAGCGCTCGCGCGGATCTTGCCCGAACGGCGCAGCCGGCGGAAGACCGCCAGGTCCTCGGCGGTGGGATAGTCCAGCAGCAGGGCCCGATGGTAGTGCGATTGCCCCACGTCCTTCTTCGCCACGATCCTGTACTTGCCTTCCGGCGTCGCCTGATCCCCCGAGGCGGTCTTGTCGGCGATGCTGTTGCTGCCGATGTCGGCGCGGTAGCGTTTGTTTGGCATGCCGCCGCGGTAGAGCGTCAGCGAGTGCGCCGCCTTGCTCACCACGATGGCCGTCTGCCCCGTGCGACGCGACCAGGCCACGGTTTCGTCCACCATGTGCCGCCAGCGCTCGACGAGCTGGGTGTCGGCATAGCGGCCGGCGCGCTCGGCGCACGCCTCGCCGACCCGGCTCGCCACCGTTTCGGACTCTGTCGCCAGGGCCTCGGCGTCGGCGTAGTGGCCTTCGCGCCAATGCTGCTTGGCTTCCTGCAGTCGGACCTGGGCCCTCGCGAGCAACGTTCGCTCGTAGAGCGAGAGCGGCATGAGCATGCCGAAGTCGCGCCCGATCGCCACCAGCTCCGTGGCCTGGTGGACCTGCATCTGGGCGCGTTCCTGCGCCGACTTCCGACGGTTCACCGCGCCCCGGGCCGCTTCCCAGGAGCGTTGTTCCGCTTGCGACAAGATCAACCGTGCCACCTCGAAGTTCCGCAGCGGCAGGAAACGGGCCGATTGCCGGCGGTACTCGAAAAGGCCCTGGGCGAGCGCCTTTTTGGCGGCGGCGAGCTGCCGGGGCGCCCAGCGCGCGGCGCCGCGCCGTTCGGCCTGTTCGTAGGCCCGCCACGCCGCTTGCCGGCCGAAGTCAGGAGGGCTCGTGCGTCCGGAAACGATGGGAACCAGGGCCGCGGCCGTGAGCCCCAGGAGGAGACAGGCGGCGCTGGCGAGGAGGAGATTGCGTTTCGCCCGCAAGAGGGCCGGGGGAATCGCCCAGAGCCGCAGCCGCAGCTGGAGCCGCGGGGGGAGCTTCTGGAAGGCGCGCCGGAAGAAGCGGCGCAGCGCGGAAAGTCCGGGCCCGAACCAAGCCGCGAGCCAGGCGCAGAGACAGTCGCTCAGGAAGAGAACGGGAGTGGCGAAATGCCGCAGCATCGCGCCCGCCCGGCGGAGGAATCGGGGGAGCACGAAATGGAAGTGCATGCGCTTCGCGCGCAGCTTTCGGAGCCGGCGGAGGGCTTCCATAATGTCGCAGTCACGGTGTACCCGTTCGGACGGACGGGCCCTCCCGGACGGAGGCACGGACCGTGCCTCCGCCCAGGGGACCCTTCAGAGTAATCGGAAGGATGCCGCGACGCTACTTCTTGGCGGCGGCCTTCATCTGGATGGCTTGCTCGATGCTGGACTTCACCGACGCGATGGTGGAGTTCGCGGCCTGCACCTTGGTGCGGGCCTCCATCAGCTTGTCCTGATCCAGGAGCGCCTGCGCCTCGTCGATGGCGGTCCCGGCCGCGGTCAGGTCGGAACCCATGACCTGCAGGTCCAGCGTGGTGCCCTTGCCCCTGGGAGCTTTCTCCAGCATGCCCTGCGCCTCGGTGAGCATGGTGCGGGACTCGCCGATCATGCTCGTCACTTCCTGGCGGATGCGGTTCTTGTTCTCCACCGCCTGGGTGGCCGCCGTCTGCGCCGCCGTGGTGGCTTCGGCGACCATCGTCTTCGCCTTGTCGTACTTGCGGAAGAGGGCGAACTTGCCTTCTTGGAGCTTCACTTCTTCCTCGTAGGCCGACGTCGCGCTCCGCGCCGACTGCATCGCCTCGGGGGCATACGCCTCCGCCTCCGCCTTGGTGGCTTCCGCCATCGCGGCCTTGGCGGCTTCGATCTCTACGGTCGGAGGTTTCGAACAGCCCGCCAAGGCAAGCACCAGAATCGCCAACAGACTCGACACACGAACGACTTTCCGCATGGCTCCACTCCGTTTGGGGGTCAAACCTGAGCTTCGGTGGACTCGGGATGTCCTGGACGTGGCGCCGCCCTTGCGGAGCCGGCGCGAAGCAGGATTCCGACGACCCGTCGGACTCGCGTTGACCTGGACCACTTGAAGAGCGGCTCCTTACGCAGGCCGCTCCCGGTCGGACGGACGATTCCGCCGCCGGACCAGGGGGTTCGACACCCCCACGACAGCTCTGCGGCTTGATACCCCCCCTCTGCGGGCAGTGTCAAGGGTCGTTTTACCCAGACGCAGCCTGGGCGCGGCCCGCAGCCGCGCTGCCTCTGGCCTGCAGGAAATCCAGCAAGGGAAACCCCGGGGCCCGCCATGGGGCCGGTCCCTAGGCTCGAGGGTCGCGGAGGGGGGCTCCGTTCGTGGCACCGGGTTGTCTGGAGGCGGCAGGAAAGCGCGAGGGCCCGGTGCGGCGCCTTTGGAGGCGGACGCCGCAGCCGGGCCCGATACTGCTCCTCGAGGAGTGGAGCGAACGAGTTCTGGCTACTTGAGCAGGATGAGTTTCTGCTTCACCACCCGGGTGGCCGTCTCGAGGCGCACGAAGTGGACGCCGCTCGAAGTGTCCTGCCCGAGGACGCCCTGACCATCCCAGAGCAGCTCGTGCCGCCCTTTCTCCATAACGCCGTCGGCGAGCACGGCGAGGACCCGGCCGCGCACGTCGTGAATGGTGACCTTCACCGGACCCGTCGCCTCCAGGTCGAAGGCGAGTCGGGTGCGCGGGTTGAACGGGTTGGGCGTGGCCGCGATCTCCTGGATCCGGCGCGGGAGGATCTGCCGCTCGATGGTGCCGTAGGGGAAGTCGATGTCCGCCAGCGTCGCCCCGGCCGTCACCGTCAGGGGCTGTGCCGTGGAAAGTTGGATCGTGCCGCCGTAGTAGCGAGGCGTGAACTCCGGGTACAGCGAGCCCGGATTGGCGCGTACGACGAAGGTGCTCGCCGGGATCGGGCCGATCCGGTAATGGCCGCCGGCATCGGTGTTGGTGTCCAACGAGGGCAGCACCTCACCCGCCGGCGTGTACACGTCGATGCTCACCCCTGCCATGGGATCGCCCATCCGCGTGGCCACGGTGCCGCTGATCCAGCCGCCGGGCCGCAAGGCGAAGTCGATGCTGCCCGCGCTCGAGCCCGCTTGCACGGCGATCGGCGTCGCCTGCGAGGCCAGCATGACACCGGTGTGGTACTGGAAGGCGAGCCCGAGTTCCGGGACCCCGTCGCAGCGCACGATGTAGGCACCGGTCGGCACGGCACCGGCGAGGTAGGTGCCGTCCGCCTCGCTGTGCGTCCGCGCCACCCGGGTGTTCCCGGACCACACGTCGATGCCGACGTTCGCCAGGGGTTGGCCGGTGCTCGCGTCGGTCACGGTGCCGCCGAGGGTACCGCCGAGCGGCAGGCTGATGGAAACACCCGAGGCGGTGGTGCCCCTGGAGACGGCGACGCGAGCGGCAGAAGCGATCTGGCTCGTGTCACCGAAATAGGTATCCAGGCAACCCTGCGCCGCGGTGGGATCGGCCAAGACGTAGTACAGGCCATCGGGCAGCGAGCTGACCCGATAGACGCCGTGGACATCGGTGGTGGCGTCGGCCTCGTCGAGGAAGACGCCGTTCTGATCGAAGACGTCGATGTCCACTCCGGCGAGCGGTGCGCCGGTCGCCCGGTCGGTGACCACGCCGTTCAACGAACCTCCCAGGTCGAGCTTGAACTCGAGGCCCAGCGCGTCGCCGCCGGCGACGTGCACCAGCTGCGAGCCGGAGAGCGCGACGGAGCCGCCGTAGAACTCGGCGAGGTAATCGGAGTTCCCCGAGGGATCGGCGCGGAGATAGAAGTTGCCGTCCGGGACCGGACCCACGGTGAAGAAACCGTCCAAGTCGGTGATGGCGTCGACATGGTCGACGAAGGAGCCGTCGGCACCGTAGAGGTCGAGATCCACGCCGGCGAGGGGCGCGCCGGTGATGGCGTCCACCACGCGGCCGCGGCAGTGATGGCCACGGGAGATATAAAAGTCCAGGTTCACCACGCCGTTGCTGCGCACTTGCACGGAAAAGGCCTGGGACTGCAGGAACACCTCAGGGTAGTACTGCACCGGGTAGCCTTGCGTGAGCGAGGGATCGACGCGCACGTAGTAGCGCCCTGCCGGTAGCGGCTCGAGGAGGAAGCTGCCGTCTTCGGCGGAGTTGTCGTCGTTGGGCATGCCCGGGGTGTCGATCCCCAGCACCTGCTCGAGTTGGATGTTGAAGACATCGAGATCCATACGACCCAGAGGCTGGCCCGTTTGGGCGTCGCGTATGGTACCCGTGATGCTTCCCCCTTGCGCCACCGACCACGGCAGGGCCAGGAGCAGGACGACGAAGAGGAGTTTCCTCGCAGCGAAGATGAAACCAACGGAATTAGACATGGGAGATCGTAATCCCTTGTGTGCCGAAGTGTGCCGAAGGCATGACCAGACCGTCTGGCCGGTGAGAACCCGAGGCGATCCACGGGGAGAGGTGAGAGCAGGGCGCCGCGGCGCGAGCCGTGACGTACTGCATTCATTGTAGAAAGAACCGAAGCGCGGACACAATCGTTGTCCGCGTCGTTTCCCGCTCTGCCTCGCCGGGGAAACGCACGCCGCCTTAGTGCGCCGAATGACGCGATGGGCTAGACTGGTCCGGCGTTTCCCGTCGGTTCCCAGGAGGTCCCATGCGTCCGTTGCGCGCCGCCGTCTGCCTTCTCGTCGTGCCTTGGCTCCTTCCTTCTGCGACGGCCGGCGCCGCCACCTTCCCCCGCGCCGAGGCGACGAAGCGTGCCGTGGCGCGGCTGGTGGAGCTGCACGGGCCGGCGCAGCAGCAACGCATCGAGAGCGGCGTGCAGCAGGCGGCGCGGCTGTGGCGCGCCGAAGACGGCGACGTGAACGCCTTCGTCGACTTCGCCGTCGAGCAGTTCCAGGCCGAGCCTGCGGCGCTGGACGACACCTTCGCCTCCCTGGAGCGGGCGATGGAGATGATCGACGGGCATTTCGTCTCCATGGGGCGGGAGCTCAAGCACCACATGGATGTCGAGGCCGGTCCGATCCGTCCGGTGGATCGTTTGCTCGGCGCCTACGATGCTTCGGCGCACGTGAGCGAGGATCTCTTCGGCGCCAAAGTCGCCTTCGTGGCGCTCCTCAACTTCCCGGGCAGCAGCCT
The genomic region above belongs to Candidatus Krumholzibacteriia bacterium and contains:
- a CDS encoding L,D-transpeptidase encodes the protein MFGSALVGIVLGLLLWGSGYEDTPIPLGGEGDNAKLGAAEKRLQAKLQRFVPREPFIVVDAAHNRLYLRDGEALKLDAMCSSGSGMILKDIGGERHWVFDTPRGHFRILNIMRNPIWKKPDWAFVEEGKPIPKDPNERFEAGVLGEYGMYFGDGYLIHGTLYERLLGRSVTHGCIRLGREDLRQLHELVRVGTPVYIY
- a CDS encoding NHL repeat-containing protein; its protein translation is MPGQFFEPADLAVAGDGTVYVVDRGNHRIQRFTAEGAFLLEWSQSTEQSSFNNPTGIDIDASGNVYVADTSIHLFTASGAYTRTIRGPTYRVAVDDGEVYGAVYDSVFVETPTGQVLRGWTIPEASMGNLHAVCLFADGRLAVTWPIMDRIFVMERHGSQQTSWGGNFGVLNSLASDGKLVYVADLGRSEIVVLTLEGTEIGSFPVTVPQLGALRPVSIAFSDQGELYVVADSYVVVYAAPTAVESTTWSKIKSLFR
- a CDS encoding TetR family transcriptional regulator — protein: MNETRRQVLQAARRQFARHGYDAASVRNITRAARANLGAVTYYFESKQKLYLEVLQQATQPLRERIEHAAATQGSPLQRIEQIIRAFFEHLAEHPDMPALILRELALERPIPLPVRAVMGSVFVALRGCLEEGQRDGSIVSGDVRHLAIGIVSQPIYTALAQRPLREVLGLGLQDSTVRAQLVDDVVRFVRRALSSPAKGEER
- a CDS encoding dipeptidase produces the protein MRHVLVMLGLFALVTLITRSAGAEDLEARARQLLRSVPLVDGHNDLPWRLRQKVQGQLARLDVGKDTAAQETLQTDLLRLRRGGVGAQFWSVYVPAEQAPAQAVVEVLEQIDLVHRLVQRYPEDLELARGAADVRRCHKRGHIACLIGVEGGHSVANSLGVLRQLHAVGARYMTLTHNKDTAWADACSDKPARDGLSPFGVEIVREMNRLGMLVDLSHVSAATMHDALDVSAAPVIFSHSSTRALTEHLRNVPDDVLRRLPSNGGVVMVTFVPRFVSAEVMAWDAEEEAEKARLGIRLPGQTALVQEHLEHWRAEHPAPQATLQQVADHIEHVVRVAGIDHVGLGSDFDGMRGRTLGLEDVSKFPALLAELLRRGWSDRDVQRLAGLNLLRVLERAEEVATELRARTPAEALFDSTAAISLH
- a CDS encoding HlyD family efflux transporter periplasmic adaptor subunit, with translation MKPKKRMLAPVVLVLGIGTYAVLSRDRSPQGSFVASGTVEATEAQLGFQTAGRIETVGAREGDAVGVGDELGRLDRAEMQARHEQAQAEIEANRAVLSELERGSRSEEITQAEAARTEAAQRREDAERDLERTRRLREGGAVSQESLDKAALALDVARSLEQQAEQHWQLVRSGPRREKIAAQRAQLAQAEAALRVIDAMLEHMVVRAPFAGVVSVRHHEPGEIVAAGTPILTVLNRGDRWVRIYVPEHRLAAVRLGAPAFITCDTYPGKDYRGEVSFIASEAEFTPKSVQTTEERVKLVYAVKVRILEDPRSDLKPGMPVDVRLEMAP
- a CDS encoding T9SS type A sorting domain-containing protein — translated: MSNSVGFIFAARKLLFVVLLLALPWSVAQGGSITGTIRDAQTGQPLGRMDLDVFNIQLEQVLGIDTPGMPNDDNSAEDGSFLLEPLPAGRYYVRVDPSLTQGYPVQYYPEVFLQSQAFSVQVRSNGVVNLDFYISRGHHCRGRVVDAITGAPLAGVDLDLYGADGSFVDHVDAITDLDGFFTVGPVPDGNFYLRADPSGNSDYLAEFYGGSVALSGSQLVHVAGGDALGLEFKLDLGGSLNGVVTDRATGAPLAGVDIDVFDQNGVFLDEADATTDVHGVYRVSSLPDGLYYVLADPTAAQGCLDTYFGDTSQIASAARVAVSRGTTASGVSISLPLGGTLGGTVTDASTGQPLANVGIDVWSGNTRVARTHSEADGTYLAGAVPTGAYIVRCDGVPELGLAFQYHTGVMLASQATPIAVQAGSSAGSIDFALRPGGWISGTVATRMGDPMAGVSIDVYTPAGEVLPSLDTNTDAGGHYRIGPIPASTFVVRANPGSLYPEFTPRYYGGTIQLSTAQPLTVTAGATLADIDFPYGTIERQILPRRIQEIAATPNPFNPRTRLAFDLEATGPVKVTIHDVRGRVLAVLADGVMEKGRHELLWDGQGVLGQDTSSGVHFVRLETATRVVKQKLILLK
- a CDS encoding TolC family protein, whose translation is MLGFATAAVLAVTDRGMAEPLTLHAAAERALAQYPSVQAAAARRDQAQKAIGVAKADWFPSLALSGTATRYEEPMLVYPIHGFTPSLVPPFARTLYHATLELGYTVFDGARSGRVREARARAGAAGASAGATAQEMLQNVVLSYLQVLGRRELLAAHDRRLEALRAERTRVEHLLATGRAAEVDRLQADAEVQRAEADRVERVAVLALAEQELARLLDVPAEATRASELVPVVLADSILAPADSLSAAAEARNPRLQQARAAAAASEAAAAAARGERWPELGIFARENYWNDDGGNDALEWSAGVQLVYPLFTGGARRAAIAAAGAEAQATSADAETAALEIDRGLDQARSDVEEARARGASLDIAVRRFAEVVRIRKLTLETGTGTQVDYLDAEADLLDAQARLIDSRHREIAARSELALHSGQLDLEWLRRNLENRP
- a CDS encoding L,D-transpeptidase, with product MLRHFATPVLFLSDCLCAWLAAWFGPGLSALRRFFRRAFQKLPPRLQLRLRLWAIPPALLRAKRNLLLASAACLLLGLTAAALVPIVSGRTSPPDFGRQAAWRAYEQAERRGAARWAPRQLAAAKKALAQGLFEYRRQSARFLPLRNFEVARLILSQAEQRSWEAARGAVNRRKSAQERAQMQVHQATELVAIGRDFGMLMPLSLYERTLLARAQVRLQEAKQHWREGHYADAEALATESETVASRVGEACAERAGRYADTQLVERWRHMVDETVAWSRRTGQTAIVVSKAAHSLTLYRGGMPNKRYRADIGSNSIADKTASGDQATPEGKYRIVAKKDVGQSHYHRALLLDYPTAEDLAVFRRLRRSGKIRASAPGGQIEIHGEGGRQKDWTRGCVAIANPEMDELFNAVSIGTPVVIVGSHGDGGPFLELVERYRAAKSEVIP